The window TAATAAAAGAACGTCTTTACTATTGCGCGCTTTATACTCAACTAGGGTGTTGGTCTTCTCACTAATCACTAAACGGATAGGTAAACCGACTAGATCAGCTTCTTTTAATTTACTACCGGGACTTTCGACGCGTTCATCAAACAGCACGGTCAATCCCATCTTTTTCATTTTTTCGTACAGTGCTTCGGCTAAAATTCGTGATGCTTCGCGACGCAAGTCCAATAATAATAAATGAATTTGATAAGGAGCGACAGTAGCTGGCCAAATAATTCCCTGCTGATCATGATGAACTTCAACTATGCTACCCAAAATTCTTGACGGCCCAATACCATAACAACCCATAGTAATAAAATCTTTTTTACCATTTTTATCCATAAAAGATAGATTCATATCCCGACTAAATTTCTGACCCAACTTAAAAATATTACCCACCTCAATAGCCCTACTTTCGGAGACTTTGTGTTTTTTACAGGCGGGACAAATCTGTCCCACGCTGATTTGACACACTTCTTTATTCTGTGCCCAACCGCAGGAACACCAAAAAATTGTATCTTCGCCACTCTCGGTAAGTACTTGGAATTCGTGAGAATACTCCGAAGTAAATGCCCCACCAGAGGCTTCAACAATCTTGGCATCTAACCCGAGACGAGAAAATATTTTAAAATAAGCTACTTTTACTTCTTCGTAATAATCTTCTAAATTATTAACGTCAGTATGAAAACTATAAAGATCTTTCATTACAAACTCGCGTCCGCGTAACAAGCCAGATTTAGCTCGTGGTTCATTTCTAAATTTATCCTGAATTTGAAACAAGGCTAATGGCAAATCCTTGTATGAATTTACTCTTTTGCGTACCAAATCAACAACCACTTCTTCATGCGTAGCACCGAGACACAAATCAGAACCACCGCGGCCCTTTAACTGAAATAATATATTCTTCATGCTTTCCCACCGCTTGGTTTCTTCCCATAATGAACGTGGTTGTAATGCGGGCATATATATTTCTTGCCCACCAACCGTAATCATTTCTTCACGAATAATGCTTTTGATTTTATCTAATACCTTAAGGCCTAGTGGTAGATAAGTATAAACACCAGACATTAATTTATCGATAAAACCCGCTCGTAATAAAAGCTGGGCATTAATTGCTGTTTCTTCGCCGGGAATATTTTTTATTGTTTTTAAAAAAAATTTTGATTGTCTCATAGTATTTTACTAAATGCTTGTTGAATTCTTTGGACTTCTTCTTGGACAACGCTAGAGTCATCATCGGCAGCGTGCGCTTTGATCCCCTCGTGCCGACCCTTTCTTTGATCAAGATGCAGTGTCAGGGAAACACCATTGTCATCTTCCGACTGAGCATAGATGTGAAATCGTGGATAATAATCAGCACCTAGTCTCTTAACGTAGGCATTGTTTAATGGGTAGTAGCCCAAACGACGTAAAACCGTTGGCCAGGGATAGTTATTTTTGGTTATTTGAAAATGCATTAATTTAAAATATTCTTAAACACATTAATGATTCTTTCGCCATATTTTGTTAAGTCTTTGTATGTTACTAAAAACATCACAAAAAGCAAGGCAAAGAAGCCAACATTATGCATCACGCGTTCTAAAGTTTCATTATTAGGCTTGCCTCTGATTTTTTCAATGATGAGAAATAAAATACGTCCCCCATCAAGTGCTGGTAGTGGTAATAAATTTACAATAGCTAAATTTAATGAGAGAAAAGCCATAAACTGTAATAAATAAACAAAACCCATGCGCTTCATTTCACCCGTCAAGACGGCGACGCCAATAGGACCAGCTAATTCCAAAGATGGTCCCTGGCCAACAATCAATCCTTTAACTAAAAGAAATAAAGCGATTATTATCTGACCTAAAGTATAAAACGTCGCTTTAAATCCTTGCCAAATAGCTTGCCACCACGGAAATTTAACGGTACCAGATTTTACCAAATAGACGCCGAGAATGGATTTTTCACCCGAATTTAAATCTGCTTCTTTCACCAAATCTTGACCCTCTCTTTTAATTTGCAAAGTAATAATCCGATCGGGATCATTTTTTATTTGATTGACAACCTGTTCCACTGATTGAACTGGCAGATTATCGATCGCCACTATCTGATCATTCATTTTTAAATCAATCTTTTCCGCGACACTATTTTTTTCAATTTGAATGATTTGGATTTTTTCATTACTAATCGTGGCATTACTTATTGATTGATCAACAACACTTGGTAAACCAATTAAGAAACCAATACTTAATAAAACAAAGGCTAAAAACACATTCATGGTAACACCAGCAACTAAAATGATAAAACGACGGTAAGCTGGCTGATGACTAAAGCTGTCATCATCATCTTTATTTTCACCACCCTCCCCTTTAATTTTCACAAAACCTCCAATCGGTATCCAATTTAAGGAATAAGTTGTTTTCTTACCGGGCCAAGAAAATAACTTAGGGGGAAAACCAAAACCAAATTCTTCCACGAAGACTTTAAATTTTCGCGCGGCCCAAAAGTGTCCTAGTTCGTGCACTAAGACAAGCAATCCTAATATGATTATAAATACAATAATTGTGGATAACATAATTTACTATAAAGTCATTATCTCTTTTTCTTTATACTCAGCCAATTCTTTTAACTTCTCCTGACATTCTTTGGTTTTTTCATCAATCTCTGCCAAGCGTCGGAATTTGTCATCTTCTGATATTTGCCCCTCTTCTTTTAGAGCTATATTATCTTCTCGTACCTTATCTCGTAAACTACGGAGTTTTATTTTTGCCGTTTCCATTTTTTCCTTCACCCTTTTAACCAATTCCAATCGCGCTTCTTCGGTCAGTGGTGCAAATTTTAATCTCACTGTATCACCTTCTACCATCACAGTGGCGTGGAAATCATTATTTTGTAGAGCCTTGTTAATCTCTTTAGTATTATTTTGATCCCAGGGTTTAATCAACAATAAATTTGGCTCTGGTGCAGAAATGGTAGCCAGTTGTAGTAGTTCCATCATAGCGCCATAGCAAGAGACTGTAACATTCTCCACTAAAGATGGTGTAATGCGACCAGTCTTAATATTTTTTAATTCTTGTTGATAAAAATCACTTATTTTCTGCGCCCCAACAAGGAAATCATTTAAATATTCTTTATTCATTTTATTATCTTAACTAATTATTATTTCGCCGCTCCGGCATATATTACTTCTTCCGGACCGGCAATGGTTAATAGAGTGACAAAGTTGGAGGTAGTTGCAATCTTTTTTGTGGCCCAATTTTGACCTCCATCAACTGATAAATAAAAGGTATTATTAGCTAAATAATACATTTTCTTACTGTCTTGGTAAGATACGCTTAAACTGGAAATTGTGACTGCGCTCGGTGGTGTTAATAATGGTAAAGATCGCCAATTCTGACCATCATCAAGAGATTCAAAAATACCATAGTTATTAGCATAAATCACTCGGGATTGATTGTTCGGATCCAATAATAAATCTCGCCAGTTATTCATGCCGCGCCACTGATTTTCTCCAGTATCTGTTACGTTATTCCAAGTGGCTCCCCGATCAACAGAGCGAAAAATACCTTTATTGATAGTGGCTACATAAATAATATTCTTTTTACTGATCAAAATCTCTCTTACATCAGCAGCAAAATTATACAAAGACTTCCAGGATTTACCCTGATTCGTGCTTTGATACAAAGAACCTAAATTATTGGCGGCAAATACTACGTTACTATCATTAGAATCGGTAACGACTGTGGTTATCCGAGCCTCAGGTCGAGATTCATTAAAAACACTCTGCCAATTACGAGTACAATCGGTTGATCGATAAAGCTGATTAACCGCAGCAGTAAAAATAGTGCAATGATCAAAATAACTAACAGCAATATCATTAATACCACCAACGTTTTCCAGTGTCCTTTGCCATCCCGTACCACCATTTACCGTAAAATATAAACCGTTTATTCTACTACCAGCATAAATAACTTTATTGTCTTGAGGGTCTTTAACTAGCAAAACTATATCAGCAGCGGCAAAGTTTTCTTGCTGCCCAACAGATAATAAATTAGAAACATTTTGCCAGTTATCACCTAAATCACTACTCATAAACACTCCTTCCTGACTACCAACAGGGCTCTGATTAACTTTGATAAAGCATCCGCTTAACGGTAATGATATTAAGGCAATGACTAAAACTAAAAATAAATTACGTTTCGACATAGTTATGTCATTAAAAATAAATCTTCAAGTACTAATTTCTGATTTTGATTATAGGCTTTACGCTCTTTCATATTCTGTAATTTGTTAATCAAAGATAGTAAATTTGGCCATTCTAAATCTCGCCCCGCTATTAAACTATCATAATATGATGACCCTAAAATCTTGCGCCCAAGTAGACAACGGGCGATAATAGCTGTCCGTTCAATAATATTTTCCAGCTGGTAAGTACCGTCTTTAATTTTACTTAAATTATCCAATAAAGTCATTTTTTGGGCACTGGTTGCGAGAATTAAATCAATTATTGTTTGCACAAAATTTAATTCTCGCAGCTGGGCCCGAGGGTCAGCAAGTAATTGGATTACTCTACCTGGGCGACCATCAGCGCAATAAACAACGTCTCTTCTGGTCGCTGATAATTCGTTGCAGTCATAAGCGAAATGCTTAAATAAAATTTGATTATTAACCCGCCGCCACCTAAAAAGTTGGCCCCGAGATTTAATAGTTGGTAAAATATTATTTTCATCTATGCCGGTTATAAAAATAATTGTCTGACCAACCGGCTCTTCAATGGTTTTTAATAGAGCG of the Candidatus Komeilibacteria bacterium CG_4_10_14_0_2_um_filter_37_10 genome contains:
- the rseP gene encoding RIP metalloprotease RseP, encoding MLSTIIVFIIILGLLVLVHELGHFWAARKFKVFVEEFGFGFPPKLFSWPGKKTTYSLNWIPIGGFVKIKGEGGENKDDDDSFSHQPAYRRFIILVAGVTMNVFLAFVLLSIGFLIGLPSVVDQSISNATISNEKIQIIQIEKNSVAEKIDLKMNDQIVAIDNLPVQSVEQVVNQIKNDPDRIITLQIKREGQDLVKEADLNSGEKSILGVYLVKSGTVKFPWWQAIWQGFKATFYTLGQIIIALFLLVKGLIVGQGPSLELAGPIGVAVLTGEMKRMGFVYLLQFMAFLSLNLAIVNLLPLPALDGGRILFLIIEKIRGKPNNETLERVMHNVGFFALLFVMFLVTYKDLTKYGERIINVFKNILN
- a CDS encoding ribosome recycling factor yields the protein MNKEYLNDFLVGAQKISDFYQQELKNIKTGRITPSLVENVTVSCYGAMMELLQLATISAPEPNLLLIKPWDQNNTKEINKALQNNDFHATVMVEGDTVRLKFAPLTEEARLELVKRVKEKMETAKIKLRSLRDKVREDNIALKEEGQISEDDKFRRLAEIDEKTKECQEKLKELAEYKEKEIMTL